A genomic window from Elaeis guineensis isolate ETL-2024a chromosome 3, EG11, whole genome shotgun sequence includes:
- the LOC105040355 gene encoding LOW QUALITY PROTEIN: uncharacterized protein (The sequence of the model RefSeq protein was modified relative to this genomic sequence to represent the inferred CDS: inserted 1 base in 1 codon), protein MDLPQVKNIRVLNPIALILLFSLCSLRSYSALAAASTATNPILPNIANDKLALLAFKSLLSDPLGALTSWRNESRNHCRWLGVTCGRRHPHRVTALDLDSLNLTGIISPDIANLTFLRRIHLPNNLFHGRIPQQLGRTLSRLEYLNLSMNSLEGEIPTNFGSXSKLDTLFLSTNNLTGDIPPLLGCSPSLTHIDLSHNRLTGHIPPFLANNSFLSVLVLSDNNLAGVIPQLLGNSSSLLALDLSQNKLNGGIPPMLATGPIEYLSLSNNSLTGGIPSLLGTSTSLRYLDLSTNSLTGEIPSSMGISSSLAYLDLQSNKLSGGIPLSLGNSSSLTHIDLAINNLTGRLPPFLANPLSLSFLGLSMNQLSGGTPSSLGNLSSLQYLFLAGNNLVGGIPENLCNIPNLQELDLTINNLSGQIPPCLYNRSSLTYFGAASNRLFGTLPSDMGLTLPNLQSLVMQGNQFHGPIPISLCNASGLQMLDLSQNSFSGLVPSNLGSLQNLYNLNIGWNQLQAHDWSFFSSLTNCSFLEILILYQNKFEGQLPSSVGNLSTQLQWLLIGNNPVSGPIPAEIGNLASLTVLFLDQSLLMGKIPETIGKLQNLHVMNLSATKLSGPIPYTIGNLTLLNELYMQDNELSGNIPPSFGNCTYLGVLNLSHNALIGSIPRELVSMSSLAQYLDLSHNYLTGPMPMEVDKLVNLDLLDVSENRLSGGIPSALSACVHLEHLYMQGNFFEGSIPQELGSLKGIMGLDLSRNNLSGPIPEFLDSLGSLRYLNLSFNDLEGEVPRGGIFDNATEISVFGNRRLCGGDPNLQLPPCFVKTSKRILLEVIIPVAGAAVVLVLCLLAILCRPRKIGEKSPSVSHMGDKYKKLSYADIHKATDGFSSDNLVGTGSFGSVYKGKMDPEANVIIVKVFNLHQIGGLKSFSAECKALRNLRHRNLVKIITSCSTVDSTGNDFKALVFEYMPNGSLVEWLHPKAHEHHQIRKLNLTQRLNIVIDVASALNYLHHDSAVPLVHCDLKPSNILLDDDMTAHVGDFGLARFLSTSSSTTSKNSTSWMGIKGSIGYVAPEYAMGSKISMQGDVYSYGILLLEMLTGKKPTDDMFQDGLNLHRFVSMAFPERIMEILDHQILQDEYEEANNNSRNETAAKMRMRRCITSLFGIGLSCSKESPKERMDMQDVANKLNTIKDRLSVVEVFEEG, encoded by the exons ATGGATCTTCCACAAGTAAAAAACATCAGAGTCCTCAACCCAATAGCTCTCATCCTTCTCTTTAGCTTATGCTCCTTGCGCTCCTACTCCGCATTAGCTGCTGCTAGTACGGCTACCAATCCCATTCTCCCAAACATTGCTAACGACAAGCTAGCTCTTCTTGCCTTCAAGTCACTATTATCTGATCCCCTTGGAGCCTTGACCTCTTGGAGAAACGAATCCCGCAATCACTGTAGGTGGTTGGGCGTCACTTGTGGTCGACGACACCCACATAGGGTCACAGCTTTAGACCTTGATTCCCTTAACCTCACAGGCATCATATCACCCGACATAGCCAACCTCACCTTTCTTAGGAGAATCCATCTACCGAACAACTTATTCCATGGACGCATCCCACAACAGCTAGGCCGTACTCTCTCCCGACTTGAGTACCTCAACCTTAGTATGAACTCTCTTGAAGGAGAAATCCCCACCAACTTCGGCT CTTCGAAGCTTGACACCCTCTTTCTTAGCACTAACAATCTCACAGGCGACATTCCTCCTTTGTTGGGATGTAGCCCATCGCTCACCCACATTGATCTTTCACACAACCGGCTCACAGGACACATTCCGCCATTCCTGGCCAACAACTCATTCCTTAGTGTTCTTGTTCTATCAGATAACAACCTCGCTGGAGTAATCCCACAATTGCTAGGAAATAGCTCTTCCTTACTTGCTCTTGATCTTTCACAAAATAAGCTCAACGGCGGAATTCCACCCATGCTAGCTACCGGTCCAATTGAATATCTCAGCCTATCAAACAATAGTCTGACAGGAGGCATCCCTTCTTTACTAGGAACCAGCACATCCCTTCGATACCTTGACCTATCAACGAACAGTCTCACGGGAGAGATTCCATCTTCAATGGGGATCAGTTCGTCGCTTGCGTACTTGGATCTGCAGTCAAACAAGCTATCAGGTGGCATCCCTCTATCATTAGGTAACAGCTCATCCCTCACCCATATCGATCTGGCAATAAACAATTTGACAGGGCGTTTGCCACCTTTCTTAGCCAATCCTTtgagcctttctttccttgggctGTCTATGAACCAACTTTCAGGAGGCACCCCTTCTTCACTGGGGAACCTCTCCTCTCTCCAGTATCTTTTTCTCGCGGGGAATAACTTGGTGGGAGGCATTCCAGAAAACCTATGCAACATCCCCAACTTACAAGAGCTGGATTTGACCATCAACAACTTATCTGGCCAAATCCCACCTTGTCTTTACAATCGCTCCTCGCTCACTTATTTTGGTGCGGCGAGCAATAGACTTTTCGGGACACTTCCATCGGACATGGGCCTCACTCTCCCTAACCTCCAAAGCCTAGTCATGCAAGGGAACCAATTCCATGGACCGATTCCAATTTCATTATGCAATGCTTCTGGGCTTCAGATGCTTGATCTTTCCCAGAATTCATTTAGTGGATTAGTGCCTTCCAATTTAGGATCCCTCCAAAACCTGTACAATCTGAATATTGGCTGGAATCAGCTCCAAGCCCATGATTGGAGCTTCTTCTCTTCTCTGACTAATTGTAGCTTTTTGGAGATATTAATCTTGTACCAGAACAAATTTGAGGGCCAACTGCCTAGTTCAGTGGGCAATCTCTCCACACAGCTTCAATGGCTATTGATTGGAAACAATCCAGTATCGGGACCCATTCCTGCAGAGATTGGGAATCTTGCCAGCCTAACTGTGCTTTTTCTAGATCAAAGCCTTCTCATGGGAAAAATTCCTGAGACCATAGGAAAGCTTCAGAACTTACATGTCATGAACTTATCAGCAACCAAATTGTCGGGACCGATCCCATATACCATTGGCAACCTCACACTATTGAACGAGCTTTATATGCAAGACAATGAATTGAGCGGAAATATCCCTCCAAGTTTCGGAAATTGCACATATTTGGGAGTATTAAACCTTTCCCATAATGCTCTCATCGGCAGCATACCAAGGGAGCTCGTCAGCATGTCCTCTCTTGCACAATATCTCGACCTATCACATAATTATCTCACTGGGCCCATGCCAATGGAAGTAGACAAGTTGGTTAACCTCGATCTTCTAGATGTCTCTGAGAACCGATTGTCCGGTGGCATCCCTTCCGCCTTAAGTGCTTGTGTGCACTTGGAACACCTATACATGCAAGGCAACTTCTTTGAAGGTAGCATCCCTCAAGAACTTGGATCTCTGAAAGGTATCATGGGCTTGGATCTTTCTCGAAACAACTTGTCCGGGCCAATTCCAGAATTCTTAGACTCTTTGGGTTCTTTGCGCTATCTTAATCTTTCATTCAATGATCTTGAGGGTGAAGTCCCAAGGGGTGGTATTTTCGACAATGCCACTGAAATTTCTGTCTTCGGGAATAGAAGGCTCTGTGGGGGTGATCCAAATTTGCAACTGCCACCTTGCTTTGTCAAAACCTCAAAGAGAATATTACTAGAGGTTATCATACCAGTTGCAGGTGCTGCTGTAGTTCTAGTGCTGTGTTTGTTGGCTATTCTTTGTCGGCCGAGGAAGATAGGTGAAAAATCTCCGTCAGTCTCCCATATGGGGGACAAGTACAAGAAATTATCTTATGCAGACATCCACAAAGCAACTGATGGTTTCTCTTCAGACAACTTGGTTGGCACCGGAAGTTTTGGTTCCGTGTACAAAGGGAAGATGGATCCTGAAGCGAATGTCATCATCGTGAAGGTATTCAACCTTCATCAAATTGGAGGACTGAAGAGTTTCAGCGCCGAATGCAAAGCCTTAAGAAACTTGCGCCACAGGAATCTTGTTAAGATCATTACTTCGTGCTCGACTGTTGATTCAACGGGCAATGACTTTAAAGCTCTAGTTTTTGAATACATGCCCAATGGGAGCCTGGTAGAGTGGTTGCATCCGAAAGCTCATGAACATCACCAGATCAGGAAGTTGAATCTTACTCAAAGGTTAAACATAGTCATCGATGTGGCTTCTGCTTTAAACTATCTACATCATGACTCTGCAGTGCCACTTGTTCATTGTGATCTCAAGCCAAGCAACATTCTTCTTGACGATGATATGACCGCTCATGTGGGTGATTTTGGCTTAGCAAGGTTTCTCTCAACTTCCAGCTCTACAACATCTAAGAATTCTACAAGTTGGATGGGGATAAAAGGATCCATTGGATATGTCGCTCCAG AATATGCGATGGGCAGCAAAATCTCTATGCAGGGAGATGTGTATAGCTATGGAATACTTTTGCTAGAGATGCTTACGGGAAAGAAACCTACAGATGACATGTTCCAGGATGGTTTAAATCTTCATAGATTTGTCAGCATGGCTTTTCCAGAAAGAATCATGGAGATTTTGGATCACCAGATCCTACAAGATGAGTATGAAGAAGCTAATAACAACAGTAGAAATGAAACTGCTGCCAAGATGAGGATGAGAAGATGCATTACTTCATTATTTGGAATTGGGCTTTCGTGCTCGAAGGAATCACCCAAAGAACGAATGGACATGCAAGATGTTGCCAATAAACTCAACACAATTAAAGACAGGTTATCGGTGGTCGAAGTTTTTGAAGAGGGATAA